One window of Pieris rapae chromosome 14, ilPieRapa1.1, whole genome shotgun sequence genomic DNA carries:
- the LOC110997329 gene encoding FHIP family protein GF15501 isoform X1 has product MSWLRNSSTMLARQLSRTLDPRHDYEPQACYNSFCKHWQQAHEIILKSKPQHLHDDVLGVVNHLEQLSTLLVLEARAREISNTQNPQPCFEYLLSENVLDKLYEWTISTGKYENALRLEQLRLFGHLISFYGSHVIAAEPFLRPLLKSLSGFRDQLAPPNLESQLVTVLNQLCITLMQNLKFVDLFFLTTHTQNGSIPEFIIGQLLLSSVHREGSCGSVSRDAFLLCAKMSARCEQLAECLLAGNACPILATGLSGLYSLLPRTLSEGILRLTPDDVNKVHKLTLFIDSLEFCNAVAQVAHPSIRAQLLDLLLQGFLVPVMGPALLQTKGETLQTGAIEQAAATAYFELLIRCITPEGLMRVVLHFLFTYEYDGVKMIDVLLARLESSSQLSLVTLSLMETLIDLNCEDVMIELVFKYLINGHHMVLPHKHKLSDPEMYRLASLAFLELSPKCCQRPLETTKAWVEEMAASGRKVLELSSTDSRRVNGVHGDIAMNDLVQDINFDYGNPNETLIGNYHAYLCDSRFEIVTRSIACAHWSSKYNTISPKREPNNNTNIKETEHTIDSLVSICTSGYDTFKTSEKSDTSEKENSLNSLTEEKEGKECLEGKQQAIDEKENVSLNSFGETSGYNSFLKVDCDEGFAEDSFRKSFEKELEEFSEGDVPVGSWRVSTDSIIGPLLSSLLRKTSRCLESDVTSNCHVTSIICKLCSFPSALLVAVVLCPTLTPNVPSLYQILNKLREEVDLALEGIEKVEELVDRARVFLIQRELTLVRRALTNDDRKARNLNLQQDSSFRRSESKRRSFSSSLSNMFSRKAPPSPSPQIQLPVPQLPFTQESYWNKSAIHRCILNAVILDEWLKELSALCQEQALRLSAASYEHENYIRILTL; this is encoded by the exons ATGAGTTGGCTCCGCAATTCATCAACAATGCTTGCCCGACAATTGTCACGAACATTAGACCCTCGCCATGACTATGAGCCCCAAGCATGCTATAACTCATTCTGTAAGCATTGGCAACAAGCTCATGAAATCATTTTGAAGTCtaag ccacagcacttACACGATGATGTATTAGGAGTTGTTAACCATTTAGAGCAACTGTCTACCCTTCTTGTATTAGAGGCGAGAGCAAGAGAAATCAGTAATACTCAAAATCCACAACCATGCTTTGAATATTTGCTTAGTGAGAATGTGTTggataaattatatgaatggACTATATCTACTGGAAA ATATGAAAACGCTTTAAGATTGGAACAACTGCGGCTGTTTGGGCATCTCATAAGTTTTTATGGATCACAT GTTATAGCAGCTGAACCATTTTTACGTCCACTTCTGAAATCACTAAGCGGTTTCAGGGACCAATTGGCGCCGCCAAACCTAGAga GTCAACTTGTAACGGTACTCAATCAGCTATGTATAACGTTGATGCAGAATCTGAAATTTGTCGATTTGTTCTTCTTAACTACGCACACGCAAAATGGATCGATCCCTGA ATTTATAATAGGCCAGTTGTTATTATCATCAGTGCACCGTGAAGGTTCTTGCGGCTCCGTTTCCCGCGATGCGTTCCTTCTTTGTGCGAAGATGTCAGCTCGTTGCGAACAACTGGCTGAATGTTTGCTCGCGGGCAATGCTTGTCCGATACTTGCTACTG GTCTAAGTGGTCTGTATTCCCTTCTCCCTCGCACATTAAGCGAAGGCATCCTCCGTCTCACTCCAGATGACGTCAATAAAGTGCATAAATTGACGTTGTTCATAGATTCGTTGGAGTTTTGCAATGCTGTAGCACAG gtCGCTCACCCATCGATAAGAGCACAACTCCTGGATTTGCTATTACAAGGTTTTCTTGTTCCTGTAATGGGTCCAGCGCTTTTGCAG ACGAAAGGGGAAACGTTGCAGACTGGGGCCATCGAACAAGCGGCGGCTACGGCGTACTTTGAGCTACTGATACGCTGTATAACGCCAGAGGGTCTTATGAGGGTAGTTCTACATTTTCTCTTCACCTATGAATATGATGGAGTGAAGATGATCGATGTTCTTCTGGCTCGGCTTGAAAGCAGTTCGCAG ctGTCCTTAGTAACACTCTCCCTTATGGAGACCTTAATTGATCTAAATTGTGAGGACGTCATGATCGAGCTGGTATTTAAGTACCTTATAAATGGGCATCACATGGTCTTACCGCATAAGCACAAATTATCGGATCCCGAAATGTATAGGCTGGCATCTCTGGCCTTCTTGGAGTTAAGCCCGAAATGCTGTCAGAGGCCATTAGAAACGACAAAAGCGTGGGTCGAAGAGATGGCGGCCAGTGGAAGGAAGGTTCTGGAACTTAGTAGTACTGACAGTAGGAGAGTGAATGGAGTACACGGAGATATTGCTATGAATGATCTAGTCCAGGATATCAATTTTGATTATGGG AACCCGAACGAAACCCTAATCGGCAACTATCATGCATACCTTTGCGATAGTCGCTTTGAGATAGTTACACGATCTATTGCGTGCGCGCACTGGTCCTcgaaatacaatacaatttctcCCAAAAGAGAACCGAATAATAACACGAACATCAAAGAAACAGAGCATACGATAGATAGCCTAGTTTCAATTTGCACGAGTGGGTATGACACTTTTAAAACGTCAGAAAAAAGTGACACATCGGAAAAAGAAAACAGTCTGAATTCTTTGACAGAGGAAAAAGAAGGAAAGGAATGTTTGGAGGGAAAGCAACAAGCTATTGATGAAAAGGAAAATGTTAGTTTGAACTCCTTTGGGGAAACTAGCGGGtataatagctttttaaaGGTGGATTGTGATGAGGGTTTTGCTGAGGATTCGTTTAGGAAGAGTTTTGAAAAGGAACTTGAAGAGTTCAGCGAGGGTGATGTGCCGGTGGGAAGTTGGAGGGTCAGCACTGATAGTATTATTG GTCCGCTATTAAGCAGTCTTCTTAGGAAGACGTCGCGTTGTTTAGAATCGGATGTTACCAGCAACTGCCACGTCACGAGCATCATCTGTAAACTGTGCTCATTTCCATCGGCCCTACTGGTGGCAGTTGTACTGTGCCCCACTTTGACGCCGAATGTACCGTCGTTGTATCAG ATTTTGAACAAACTCCGCGAGGAAGTGGATCTAGCGTTAGAAGGCATAGAGAAGGTAGAAGAATTGGTGGATCGAGCGAGAGTCTTCCTCATACAACGGGAGCTAACTTTAGTTCGGCGAGCGCTTACCAACGACGACA GAAAAGCGCGAAATCTGAATCTTCAACAAGACAGTTCTTTTCGTAGAAGCGAATCAAAAAGACGCAGTTTCTCATCTAGTCTTAGCAATATGTTCTCCAGGAAGGCTCCAC
- the LOC110997329 gene encoding FHIP family protein AGAP011705 isoform X2 gives MSWLRNSSTMLARQLSRTLDPRHDYEPQACYNSFCKHWQQAHEIILKSKPQHLHDDVLGVVNHLEQLSTLLVLEARAREISNTQNPQPCFEYLLSENVLDKLYEWTISTGKYENALRLEQLRLFGHLISFYGSHVIAAEPFLRPLLKSLSGFRDQLAPPNLESQLVTVLNQLCITLMQNLKFVDLFFLTTHTQNGSIPEFIIGQLLLSSVHREGSCGSVSRDAFLLCAKMSARCEQLAECLLAGNACPILATGLSGLYSLLPRTLSEGILRLTPDDVNKVHKLTLFIDSLEFCNAVAQVAHPSIRAQLLDLLLQGFLVPVMGPALLQTGAIEQAAATAYFELLIRCITPEGLMRVVLHFLFTYEYDGVKMIDVLLARLESSSQLSLVTLSLMETLIDLNCEDVMIELVFKYLINGHHMVLPHKHKLSDPEMYRLASLAFLELSPKCCQRPLETTKAWVEEMAASGRKVLELSSTDSRRVNGVHGDIAMNDLVQDINFDYGNPNETLIGNYHAYLCDSRFEIVTRSIACAHWSSKYNTISPKREPNNNTNIKETEHTIDSLVSICTSGYDTFKTSEKSDTSEKENSLNSLTEEKEGKECLEGKQQAIDEKENVSLNSFGETSGYNSFLKVDCDEGFAEDSFRKSFEKELEEFSEGDVPVGSWRVSTDSIIGPLLSSLLRKTSRCLESDVTSNCHVTSIICKLCSFPSALLVAVVLCPTLTPNVPSLYQILNKLREEVDLALEGIEKVEELVDRARVFLIQRELTLVRRALTNDDRKARNLNLQQDSSFRRSESKRRSFSSSLSNMFSRKAPPSPSPQIQLPVPQLPFTQESYWNKSAIHRCILNAVILDEWLKELSALCQEQALRLSAASYEHENYIRILTL, from the exons ATGAGTTGGCTCCGCAATTCATCAACAATGCTTGCCCGACAATTGTCACGAACATTAGACCCTCGCCATGACTATGAGCCCCAAGCATGCTATAACTCATTCTGTAAGCATTGGCAACAAGCTCATGAAATCATTTTGAAGTCtaag ccacagcacttACACGATGATGTATTAGGAGTTGTTAACCATTTAGAGCAACTGTCTACCCTTCTTGTATTAGAGGCGAGAGCAAGAGAAATCAGTAATACTCAAAATCCACAACCATGCTTTGAATATTTGCTTAGTGAGAATGTGTTggataaattatatgaatggACTATATCTACTGGAAA ATATGAAAACGCTTTAAGATTGGAACAACTGCGGCTGTTTGGGCATCTCATAAGTTTTTATGGATCACAT GTTATAGCAGCTGAACCATTTTTACGTCCACTTCTGAAATCACTAAGCGGTTTCAGGGACCAATTGGCGCCGCCAAACCTAGAga GTCAACTTGTAACGGTACTCAATCAGCTATGTATAACGTTGATGCAGAATCTGAAATTTGTCGATTTGTTCTTCTTAACTACGCACACGCAAAATGGATCGATCCCTGA ATTTATAATAGGCCAGTTGTTATTATCATCAGTGCACCGTGAAGGTTCTTGCGGCTCCGTTTCCCGCGATGCGTTCCTTCTTTGTGCGAAGATGTCAGCTCGTTGCGAACAACTGGCTGAATGTTTGCTCGCGGGCAATGCTTGTCCGATACTTGCTACTG GTCTAAGTGGTCTGTATTCCCTTCTCCCTCGCACATTAAGCGAAGGCATCCTCCGTCTCACTCCAGATGACGTCAATAAAGTGCATAAATTGACGTTGTTCATAGATTCGTTGGAGTTTTGCAATGCTGTAGCACAG gtCGCTCACCCATCGATAAGAGCACAACTCCTGGATTTGCTATTACAAGGTTTTCTTGTTCCTGTAATGGGTCCAGCGCTTTTGCAG ACTGGGGCCATCGAACAAGCGGCGGCTACGGCGTACTTTGAGCTACTGATACGCTGTATAACGCCAGAGGGTCTTATGAGGGTAGTTCTACATTTTCTCTTCACCTATGAATATGATGGAGTGAAGATGATCGATGTTCTTCTGGCTCGGCTTGAAAGCAGTTCGCAG ctGTCCTTAGTAACACTCTCCCTTATGGAGACCTTAATTGATCTAAATTGTGAGGACGTCATGATCGAGCTGGTATTTAAGTACCTTATAAATGGGCATCACATGGTCTTACCGCATAAGCACAAATTATCGGATCCCGAAATGTATAGGCTGGCATCTCTGGCCTTCTTGGAGTTAAGCCCGAAATGCTGTCAGAGGCCATTAGAAACGACAAAAGCGTGGGTCGAAGAGATGGCGGCCAGTGGAAGGAAGGTTCTGGAACTTAGTAGTACTGACAGTAGGAGAGTGAATGGAGTACACGGAGATATTGCTATGAATGATCTAGTCCAGGATATCAATTTTGATTATGGG AACCCGAACGAAACCCTAATCGGCAACTATCATGCATACCTTTGCGATAGTCGCTTTGAGATAGTTACACGATCTATTGCGTGCGCGCACTGGTCCTcgaaatacaatacaatttctcCCAAAAGAGAACCGAATAATAACACGAACATCAAAGAAACAGAGCATACGATAGATAGCCTAGTTTCAATTTGCACGAGTGGGTATGACACTTTTAAAACGTCAGAAAAAAGTGACACATCGGAAAAAGAAAACAGTCTGAATTCTTTGACAGAGGAAAAAGAAGGAAAGGAATGTTTGGAGGGAAAGCAACAAGCTATTGATGAAAAGGAAAATGTTAGTTTGAACTCCTTTGGGGAAACTAGCGGGtataatagctttttaaaGGTGGATTGTGATGAGGGTTTTGCTGAGGATTCGTTTAGGAAGAGTTTTGAAAAGGAACTTGAAGAGTTCAGCGAGGGTGATGTGCCGGTGGGAAGTTGGAGGGTCAGCACTGATAGTATTATTG GTCCGCTATTAAGCAGTCTTCTTAGGAAGACGTCGCGTTGTTTAGAATCGGATGTTACCAGCAACTGCCACGTCACGAGCATCATCTGTAAACTGTGCTCATTTCCATCGGCCCTACTGGTGGCAGTTGTACTGTGCCCCACTTTGACGCCGAATGTACCGTCGTTGTATCAG ATTTTGAACAAACTCCGCGAGGAAGTGGATCTAGCGTTAGAAGGCATAGAGAAGGTAGAAGAATTGGTGGATCGAGCGAGAGTCTTCCTCATACAACGGGAGCTAACTTTAGTTCGGCGAGCGCTTACCAACGACGACA GAAAAGCGCGAAATCTGAATCTTCAACAAGACAGTTCTTTTCGTAGAAGCGAATCAAAAAGACGCAGTTTCTCATCTAGTCTTAGCAATATGTTCTCCAGGAAGGCTCCAC